In Candidatus Caldatribacterium sp., a genomic segment contains:
- the cas6 gene encoding CRISPR-associated endoribonuclease Cas6 → MRLKLRLTSVNSKAISLPIHYNSAVQGFIYSNLDEAVAHRFHNEGFSLGKRSFHLFTFSRLIGQYRISGGRILFTGPVELYVGSVCEELLHSLAVHLLTKESVRIGTEFCRLLALEVEETPPYARPVLVRALSPITVYSTLVAGDGRKKTYYYDPMEKEWEGQVLASLFRKAKALGWEEERLKMLEDARIQPKKVGKKDLCIVKYRSTVIKGWTGLYELDLPESFFFLAYDSGLGSKNPQGFGMVKVVDG, encoded by the coding sequence GTGAGACTGAAGCTTAGGCTTACCTCGGTTAACTCAAAAGCAATTTCCCTTCCCATTCACTACAATAGCGCGGTTCAGGGCTTCATATACAGCAATCTCGATGAGGCCGTTGCTCATCGGTTCCACAATGAGGGATTTTCCCTGGGCAAAAGGTCCTTCCACCTTTTCACCTTTAGCCGGCTTATTGGTCAGTACCGCATAAGTGGTGGAAGGATTTTATTTACAGGACCGGTTGAGCTCTACGTTGGCTCGGTTTGTGAGGAGCTCCTGCACTCTCTGGCGGTGCACCTTCTGACGAAAGAATCTGTCCGGATAGGAACGGAATTCTGTAGGCTCCTTGCTCTCGAGGTGGAAGAGACACCTCCTTATGCTCGTCCTGTCCTTGTCAGGGCGCTTTCTCCCATTACCGTTTACAGCACCTTAGTCGCCGGTGACGGTCGTAAGAAGACTTACTACTACGACCCCATGGAAAAAGAGTGGGAGGGTCAGGTTCTTGCCTCCCTTTTTCGAAAAGCCAAAGCACTGGGTTGGGAAGAAGAAAGGCTAAAAATGCTTGAGGACGCGCGGATTCAACCCAAAAAGGTGGGAAAGAAAGACCTGTGCATCGTGAAGTACCGGAGCACGGTAATCAAGGGCTGGACCGGCCTGTATGAGCTTGACCTTCCCGAGTCCTTTTTCTTTCTGGCGTACGACTCAGGACTCGGTTCCAAGAATCCTCAGGGATTTGGTATGGTGAAAGTGGTGGACGGGTAA
- the cas2 gene encoding CRISPR-associated endonuclease Cas2, with amino-acid sequence MYVILVYDVDVARVGKVLKVARRYLTWIQNSVLEGELTEASFKALQKELNRVINPKEDSVLFYILGSQRYIRRELLGVQKGGEKWIF; translated from the coding sequence ATGTACGTTATCCTGGTTTATGACGTCGATGTAGCCCGGGTGGGCAAGGTGCTAAAAGTAGCCCGCCGTTATCTTACCTGGATACAGAATTCGGTTTTAGAGGGGGAACTAACCGAGGCTTCCTTCAAGGCGTTGCAAAAAGAATTAAACCGCGTGATAAACCCAAAGGAGGACTCGGTGCTCTTTTACATCCTTGGTAGTCAGAGATATATCCGCAGAGAACTTCTGGGAGTTCAAAAAGGCGGGGAAAAGTGGATTTTTTGA
- the cas1b gene encoding type I-B CRISPR-associated endonuclease Cas1 produces the protein MEKTLYLFSSGRLQRKDNTICVETEGGKRYFPIESVRDIYVFGEVDLNKKLLEFLEEKEIILHFFGYYGNYVGSFYPREHYDSGYLILKQAEHYLDPVLRLGLARKFVEGALANMLQVLRYYQTRGKELQSFIDTISSFLEEALPRCVDVEEPMAVEGNARKCYYESFNIILADTPFTMERRSKHPPADPLNALISFGNSLVYTKILTEIYRTHLDPRIGYLHATNFRRFTLNLDLAEIFKPIYADRVLFSLIGRKMIDVEDFENKGGICLLRERGRRLYVQELEGKLQSTFYHRRLKRNVSYQTLMRLELYKLEKHLIGEQTYEPFVSRW, from the coding sequence TTGGAGAAGACTCTTTACCTATTCTCAAGTGGCAGGCTCCAACGCAAGGATAATACCATCTGTGTGGAGACCGAGGGGGGCAAAAGGTATTTTCCCATCGAGAGTGTTCGGGACATCTATGTCTTCGGGGAAGTGGATCTCAATAAGAAACTTCTGGAATTCCTGGAAGAGAAAGAGATTATCCTTCACTTTTTCGGCTATTATGGAAACTACGTTGGAAGCTTTTATCCCCGAGAGCACTATGATTCCGGTTATCTCATCCTCAAGCAAGCAGAGCACTACTTAGACCCCGTTTTACGTTTAGGGTTAGCTCGTAAATTCGTGGAAGGGGCTTTGGCCAACATGCTTCAGGTCTTGCGTTACTACCAGACACGGGGTAAAGAGCTCCAATCCTTTATAGACACCATTTCTTCTTTCCTTGAGGAAGCTCTCCCACGTTGTGTCGATGTGGAGGAGCCCATGGCTGTAGAGGGGAATGCTCGAAAGTGCTATTATGAAAGTTTCAACATCATACTGGCAGATACACCTTTCACAATGGAAAGAAGAAGCAAACATCCACCGGCTGATCCTCTCAATGCTTTGATAAGCTTTGGAAACTCTCTGGTGTATACCAAAATCCTCACCGAGATATACAGGACGCACCTCGATCCCCGCATTGGATACTTACATGCCACTAACTTCCGCCGTTTCACGCTAAATTTAGACTTGGCAGAAATCTTTAAACCCATATACGCAGACCGAGTTCTCTTCTCTTTAATAGGGAGAAAGATGATAGACGTGGAAGACTTTGAAAACAAGGGTGGAATCTGTCTTTTGAGAGAAAGAGGGCGTCGCCTTTACGTCCAGGAGCTTGAGGGAAAACTTCAGAGCACCTTTTACCACCGACGTCTTAAGCGTAACGTGAGTTACCAGACACTCATGCGCCTGGAGCTGTATAAGCTGGAGAAGCATCTTATAGGGGAGCAAACCTATGAACCCTTCGTCAGTCGATGGTAA
- the cas4 gene encoding CRISPR-associated protein Cas4, which translates to MSQPVIGSFVHAYLICSRKVWLMSHQICPDESHELLRIGRLVQDQAYAREHKEVRIEHLALDLVCRAGKNFVVAEVKKSSRALEAAKMQLAFYLYELKHMGIHAEGELLFPEEKRRESVVLTLELEEKVEAIKQEILQVTSQPLPPPPVRNRYCNKCAYAEFCWA; encoded by the coding sequence ATGTCACAACCAGTTATTGGTAGCTTTGTTCACGCGTATCTTATTTGCTCCCGTAAAGTTTGGCTCATGTCCCATCAAATATGCCCGGACGAAAGCCATGAACTCCTTCGGATTGGGAGACTCGTTCAAGATCAGGCCTATGCCCGCGAGCACAAAGAGGTTCGCATTGAGCATTTGGCTCTGGACCTTGTTTGTCGCGCGGGAAAGAACTTCGTGGTGGCCGAAGTCAAAAAGAGTTCCCGTGCCCTCGAAGCAGCAAAGATGCAGTTGGCCTTCTATCTCTATGAGCTCAAACACATGGGTATTCATGCTGAAGGCGAACTTCTTTTCCCCGAGGAGAAAAGGCGAGAATCCGTGGTATTAACTTTGGAGTTGGAAGAAAAGGTGGAGGCAATAAAGCAGGAAATACTTCAGGTTACATCTCAGCCACTACCGCCCCCACCTGTCCGTAACCGTTACTGCAATAAGTGTGCTTACGCAGAGTTCTGTTGGGCTTAG